Proteins from a genomic interval of Aquabacterium sp. J223:
- the gtdA gene encoding gentisate 1,2-dioxygenase, with product MNSPTTTPSDDGTGLVPTVNRDAEAGRAGFYERARSQHLAPLWRVLHGLVTETPQPRCVPAHWRYEDVRPFVMEACHQISTEEAERRVLVFENPGLPGQSRITQSLFAGFQIILPGETAPAHRHVASALRFIIEGRDAYTAVGGEKTMMLPGDFVITPSWTWHDHGNVGSEPMIWLDGLDMHIVNLLAASFREGYPGKVHPVDRPEGAAMAEAGTNLLPVDQDYGTLTSPIFNYPYDRTREALDRLSRFREISPWHGHKMRYVNPVNGGWAMPTIATCMQLLPKGFESRPYRSTDSTVFTVVEGHGTSRVGDQVFHWGPHDLFVVPSWTTVQHATATDDAVLFSYSDRAVQDKLDLFREEKL from the coding sequence ATGAACTCCCCGACCACCACGCCCTCCGACGACGGCACCGGCCTCGTCCCCACCGTCAACCGCGACGCCGAGGCCGGCCGCGCCGGCTTCTACGAGCGCGCCCGCTCCCAGCACCTGGCGCCGCTGTGGCGCGTGCTGCACGGCCTGGTGACCGAGACGCCGCAGCCGCGCTGCGTGCCGGCGCACTGGCGCTACGAGGACGTGCGGCCCTTCGTGATGGAGGCCTGCCACCAGATCTCCACCGAGGAGGCCGAGCGCCGTGTGCTGGTGTTCGAGAACCCGGGCCTGCCCGGCCAGTCGCGCATCACGCAGAGCCTGTTCGCCGGCTTCCAGATCATCCTGCCCGGCGAGACGGCGCCGGCGCACCGGCACGTCGCCTCCGCCCTGCGCTTCATCATCGAGGGCCGCGACGCCTACACCGCGGTGGGCGGCGAGAAGACGATGATGCTGCCGGGCGACTTCGTCATCACGCCGTCGTGGACCTGGCACGACCACGGCAACGTCGGCAGCGAGCCGATGATCTGGCTCGACGGGCTGGACATGCACATCGTCAACCTGCTGGCGGCCAGCTTCCGCGAGGGCTACCCGGGCAAGGTGCACCCGGTGGACCGGCCCGAGGGCGCGGCCATGGCCGAGGCCGGCACCAACCTGCTGCCGGTGGACCAGGACTACGGCACGCTGACCTCGCCCATCTTCAACTACCCGTACGACCGCACCCGCGAGGCGCTGGACCGCCTGTCGCGCTTCCGCGAGATCAGCCCGTGGCACGGCCACAAGATGCGCTACGTCAACCCGGTCAACGGCGGCTGGGCCATGCCCACCATCGCCACCTGCATGCAGCTGCTGCCCAAGGGCTTCGAGAGCCGGCCCTACCGGTCCACCGACAGCACGGTGTTCACCGTGGTCGAAGGCCACGGCACCAGCCGCGTGGGCGACCAGGTGTTCCACTGGGGGCCGCACGACCTGTTCGTGGTGCCGAGCTGGACGACGGTGCAGCACGCCACCGCCACCGACGACGCGGTGCTGTTCAGCTACTCCGACCGCGCGGTGCAGGACAAGCTGGACCTGTTCCGCGAGGAGAAGCTGTGA
- a CDS encoding uroporphyrinogen-III synthase, whose protein sequence is MTPASPVHGDGPRLIVTRPPPQADAWVARLAAAGLDAVALPLLSIGPPADPRAVTVAWQALPGAALAMFVSPNAAARFLAARPRDRAWPAGVLAGATGPGTAEALVQAGVPAAAIVQPPVHEGVFDSEALWRVLKPLRDWRDTEAWIVRGEGGREWLAEALRAEGAAVHFVAAYRREPARWTADDQALAARALAWPRAHVWLLSSGEAVDHLRRFCPGADWSAARAVASHPRIAERARAIGMVGVQVLPPTVDALVAAFGRP, encoded by the coding sequence ATGACGCCGGCGTCGCCCGTCCACGGCGACGGTCCGCGCCTGATCGTCACCCGGCCGCCACCGCAGGCGGATGCCTGGGTCGCGCGGCTGGCGGCGGCCGGTCTCGACGCGGTCGCGCTGCCGCTGCTGTCCATCGGACCACCGGCAGATCCGCGGGCGGTCACGGTGGCCTGGCAGGCGCTGCCCGGTGCGGCGCTGGCGATGTTCGTCAGCCCTAACGCCGCGGCACGGTTCCTTGCCGCACGGCCCCGGGACCGTGCGTGGCCCGCCGGCGTGCTGGCCGGTGCCACCGGCCCGGGCACGGCCGAGGCGCTCGTGCAGGCCGGCGTGCCGGCCGCGGCCATCGTGCAGCCGCCGGTCCACGAGGGCGTGTTCGACTCGGAGGCGCTGTGGCGGGTGTTGAAGCCGCTGCGCGACTGGCGCGACACCGAGGCCTGGATCGTGCGCGGTGAGGGCGGCCGCGAGTGGCTGGCCGAGGCGCTGCGTGCCGAGGGCGCCGCCGTGCACTTCGTCGCCGCCTACCGCCGCGAGCCCGCCCGGTGGACGGCCGACGACCAGGCGCTGGCCGCCCGGGCGCTGGCCTGGCCGCGGGCCCACGTCTGGCTGCTCAGCAGCGGCGAGGCGGTGGACCACCTGCGGCGGTTCTGCCCCGGGGCCGATTGGTCGGCCGCGCGGGCGGTGGCCAGCCACCCACGCATCGCCGAGCGGGCGCGGGCGATCGGCATGGTGGGCGTGCAGGTGCTGCCGCCCACGGTGGACGCGCTGGTCGCCGCCTTCGGACGGCCCTGA
- a CDS encoding isovaleryl-CoA dehydrogenase, translating to MLRESVRAFAAAEIAPRAAQIDHDNQFPADLWRKLGGLCLHGMTVSEAHGGTAMGYLAHLVAMEEVSRASAAVGLSYGAHSNLCINQLHRHGSEAQKRRYLPRLVSGEHVGALAMSEPGAGSDVVSMALRADRRGDRYVLNGSKMWITNGGDADTLVVYAKTDPGAGPKGITAFIVEKGFKGLGFGRKLDKLGMRGSNTWPVFFEDCEVPEDNVLGGVGHGARVLMSGLDYERAVLCGGPLGIMAACMDLVLPYVHERRQFGQPIGEFQLMQGKLADLYTTWQACRAYGYAVGAACDRRDHARSLRKDAAGAILYLAEKATWMAGETIQALGGVGYTNEVAAGRLWRDAKLYEIGAGTSEIRRMLIGRELFNETA from the coding sequence ATGCTGCGCGAGTCGGTGCGGGCCTTCGCCGCGGCGGAGATCGCACCGCGCGCCGCGCAGATCGACCACGACAACCAGTTCCCCGCCGACCTCTGGCGGAAGCTGGGCGGCCTGTGCCTGCACGGCATGACGGTGTCCGAAGCCCATGGCGGCACCGCGATGGGCTACCTGGCGCACCTGGTGGCGATGGAGGAGGTGTCGCGCGCCTCGGCCGCGGTGGGCCTGAGCTACGGTGCGCACTCCAACCTCTGCATCAACCAGCTCCACCGCCACGGCAGCGAGGCGCAGAAGCGGCGCTACCTGCCCCGGCTGGTCAGCGGCGAGCACGTCGGTGCGCTCGCGATGAGCGAGCCGGGCGCCGGCTCCGACGTGGTCAGCATGGCGCTGCGCGCCGACCGCCGGGGCGACCGCTACGTGCTCAACGGCTCGAAGATGTGGATCACCAACGGCGGCGACGCCGACACCCTGGTCGTCTACGCCAAGACCGACCCCGGCGCCGGCCCGAAGGGCATCACCGCCTTCATCGTCGAGAAGGGCTTCAAGGGCCTCGGCTTCGGCCGCAAGCTGGACAAGCTGGGCATGCGCGGCTCCAACACCTGGCCGGTGTTCTTCGAGGACTGCGAGGTGCCCGAGGACAACGTGCTGGGCGGCGTCGGCCACGGCGCGCGGGTGCTGATGTCCGGGCTGGACTACGAGCGGGCGGTGCTCTGCGGCGGGCCGCTGGGCATCATGGCCGCCTGCATGGACCTGGTGCTGCCCTACGTGCACGAGCGTCGGCAGTTCGGCCAGCCGATCGGCGAGTTCCAGCTCATGCAGGGCAAGCTGGCCGACCTGTACACCACCTGGCAGGCCTGCCGGGCCTACGGCTACGCCGTCGGCGCGGCCTGCGACCGCCGCGACCACGCCCGCAGCCTGCGCAAGGACGCCGCCGGGGCCATCCTGTACCTGGCCGAGAAGGCCACCTGGATGGCCGGCGAGACCATCCAGGCGCTGGGCGGCGTGGGTTACACCAACGAGGTGGCGGCGGGGCGGCTGTGGCGCGACGCCAAGCTGTACGAGATCGGCGCCGGCACGTCGGAGATCCGGCGCATGCTCATCGGCCGCGAGCTGTTCAACGAGACGGCATGA
- a CDS encoding sensor histidine kinase yields MTTARSEAADPLDHLPLRSAVPAGFDLCHPGLALRAVFTVQSVLLVGALLQAATWWQALSLLGPAVMAGLIATLLWLVAVCAAKRRLAALGSGPRWALVTVWGALCATLGFGLLRLLGVVDMEAPRWVAVPLAGAGLAAVLWAWLVLRLRSRLPAHTAARLAELQSRIRPHFLFNALNTAIALVRVDPQQAESVLEDLAQLFRVALENQGEPVSLADELELAQRYLAIEQVRFGERLQVRWELDPHADAARLPPLLLQPLVENAVRHGVEPSPHGGRIVVRTEARRHAARITILNTVAPQQPAQPGHGIALQNVRERLRLLHDVAAEFEAGPVKGHDGEPGAGFRVRLEVPL; encoded by the coding sequence TTGACCACCGCACGATCCGAAGCCGCCGACCCGCTGGACCACCTGCCGCTGCGCAGCGCGGTGCCCGCGGGCTTCGACCTCTGCCACCCCGGCCTGGCGCTGCGGGCGGTGTTCACCGTGCAGTCGGTGCTGCTGGTCGGCGCGCTGCTGCAGGCGGCCACCTGGTGGCAGGCGCTCAGCCTGCTCGGCCCTGCCGTCATGGCCGGGCTCATCGCCACGCTGCTCTGGCTGGTGGCGGTGTGCGCCGCCAAGCGCCGACTGGCGGCGCTTGGCTCCGGCCCGCGCTGGGCGCTGGTCACGGTGTGGGGGGCGCTGTGCGCCACGCTGGGCTTCGGCCTGCTGCGGCTGCTGGGCGTGGTCGACATGGAGGCGCCGCGCTGGGTGGCGGTGCCGCTGGCCGGGGCCGGGCTGGCGGCGGTGCTGTGGGCCTGGCTGGTGCTGCGGCTGCGTTCGCGGCTGCCGGCGCACACGGCGGCGCGGCTGGCCGAGCTGCAGTCGCGCATCCGGCCGCACTTCCTGTTCAACGCGCTCAACACCGCCATCGCGCTGGTGCGGGTCGATCCGCAGCAGGCCGAGTCGGTGCTGGAGGACCTGGCCCAGCTCTTCCGCGTGGCGCTGGAGAACCAGGGCGAGCCGGTGAGCCTGGCCGACGAGCTGGAGCTGGCGCAGCGCTACCTGGCCATCGAGCAGGTGCGCTTCGGCGAGCGGCTGCAGGTGCGCTGGGAGCTCGACCCGCACGCCGACGCGGCGCGCCTGCCGCCGCTGCTGCTGCAGCCGCTGGTGGAGAACGCCGTGCGCCACGGCGTCGAGCCGTCGCCCCATGGCGGGCGCATCGTCGTCAGGACCGAAGCGCGCCGCCATGCCGCGCGCATCACCATCCTCAACACCGTGGCGCCGCAGCAGCCGGCGCAGCCCGGCCACGGCATCGCGCTGCAGAACGTGCGCGAGCGGCTGCGGCTGCTGCACGACGTGGCCGCGGAATTCGAGGCCGGTCCGGTCAAAGGCCACGACGGCGAACCCGGCGCGGGCTTCCGCGTGCGGCTGGAAGTGCCGCTGTAG
- a CDS encoding heme biosynthesis HemY N-terminal domain-containing protein: MRAVIWLVLLFAAAVVAAVTLGRNDGLVTFYWGGWRLDLSLNLFLLGLVASCFVLVSAIHGIGSLVTLPRRAREWRLLTRERAAQRALRESLAEFFGARYTRAEKAAARALAIQDGTPELSGDHELRVLSHLLAGHSAHRLQDRQRRDAQLRQAIRLGKRPGPVSRIADEAARLLAAEWALDDRDAPRALQMLAELPAGAARRTHALRLKLQAARLARQPQEALRTARLLAKHQGFSRVAAQGLLRSLACEALDQAHDADQLRRIWLGFEAADRRDAFVAARAAHRAARFAAFEDARGWLRPFWDRIGELGADEREQVALGLVDAAPGIGADWLPRLESAATAFNHEPAVLAAVGTVYAERQLWGKARRVLAEAAASPGLQPRARRRAWRRLADLALEEGDTERARQCQHEAASID, translated from the coding sequence ATGCGCGCGGTCATCTGGCTGGTGCTGCTGTTCGCCGCCGCGGTGGTGGCGGCGGTGACCCTCGGCCGCAACGACGGGCTGGTCACGTTCTACTGGGGAGGCTGGCGGCTGGACCTGTCGCTCAACCTCTTCCTGCTCGGCCTGGTGGCGAGCTGCTTCGTGCTGGTGTCGGCCATCCACGGCATCGGCTCGCTGGTGACGCTGCCGCGACGCGCCCGCGAATGGCGGCTGCTGACGCGCGAGCGCGCGGCGCAGCGGGCGCTGCGCGAATCGCTGGCCGAGTTCTTCGGTGCGCGCTACACCCGGGCCGAGAAGGCCGCGGCGCGGGCACTGGCCATCCAGGACGGCACGCCGGAGCTGTCCGGCGACCACGAGCTGCGGGTGCTGTCGCACCTGCTGGCCGGCCACAGCGCCCACCGCCTGCAGGACCGCCAGCGCCGCGACGCGCAGCTGCGCCAGGCCATCCGCCTCGGCAAGCGGCCGGGCCCAGTGAGCCGCATCGCCGACGAGGCCGCGCGGCTGCTGGCCGCCGAATGGGCGCTCGACGACCGCGACGCCCCGCGTGCGCTGCAGATGCTGGCCGAACTGCCCGCCGGTGCCGCCCGCCGCACGCATGCGCTGCGGCTGAAGCTGCAGGCCGCCCGCCTGGCGCGCCAGCCGCAGGAGGCCCTGCGCACCGCGCGGCTGCTGGCCAAGCACCAGGGCTTCTCGCGGGTGGCGGCGCAGGGCCTGCTGCGCTCGCTGGCCTGCGAGGCGCTGGACCAGGCGCACGACGCCGACCAGCTGCGCCGCATCTGGCTCGGCTTCGAGGCCGCCGACCGGCGCGACGCCTTCGTCGCCGCGCGCGCCGCCCACCGGGCCGCGCGCTTCGCCGCCTTCGAAGACGCCCGCGGCTGGCTGCGGCCGTTCTGGGACCGCATCGGCGAACTGGGCGCCGACGAGCGCGAGCAGGTGGCGCTGGGCCTGGTCGACGCCGCGCCGGGCATCGGCGCCGACTGGCTGCCGCGGCTGGAGTCGGCCGCCACCGCCTTCAACCACGAACCGGCGGTGCTGGCCGCGGTGGGCACCGTCTACGCCGAGCGGCAGCTCTGGGGCAAGGCCCGGCGCGTGCTGGCCGAGGCCGCCGCGTCGCCCGGCCTGCAGCCGCGCGCGCGCCGTCGCGCCTGGCGCCGCCTGGCCGACCTGGCGCTGGAGGAGGGCGACACCGAGCGCGCCCGCCAGTGCCAGCACGAAGCGGCGTCCATCGACTGA
- a CDS encoding LytTR family DNA-binding domain-containing protein, translated as MSQDRLRVLVVDDEPLARIRLRTLLQECRSPAAEVIAEAGDAQQALACLAAQPCDLLLLDVRMPGRDGTALAEDLRRRPNPPAVVFVTAHAEHAVQAFELDAVDYLTKPVRRERLQQALQRAAQRLMAPSPPSASADGDDVLVVSDRGRLVRLPVAEVLYLKAELKYVTLRTAERSYLLDDSLTDLERRLGSRLLRVHRNALVARRAVRALERRAVAGADDADAGEVGWAVQVAPLGEWLAVSRRQLAAVREALGG; from the coding sequence ATGAGCCAAGACCGCCTGCGGGTGCTGGTCGTCGACGACGAGCCCCTGGCCCGCATCCGCCTGCGCACCCTGCTGCAGGAATGCCGCTCGCCGGCGGCCGAGGTCATCGCCGAAGCCGGCGACGCGCAGCAGGCGCTGGCCTGCCTGGCCGCGCAGCCCTGCGACCTGCTGCTGCTGGACGTGCGCATGCCCGGCCGCGACGGCACCGCGCTGGCCGAGGACCTGCGCCGCCGGCCCAACCCGCCGGCGGTGGTGTTCGTCACCGCGCATGCCGAGCACGCGGTGCAGGCCTTCGAACTGGACGCGGTGGACTACCTGACCAAGCCGGTGCGCCGCGAGCGGCTGCAGCAGGCGCTGCAGCGGGCGGCGCAGCGTCTGATGGCGCCGTCGCCGCCCTCGGCCTCGGCGGACGGCGACGACGTGCTGGTGGTCAGCGACCGCGGGCGCCTGGTGCGGCTGCCGGTGGCCGAGGTGCTCTACCTCAAGGCCGAGCTGAAGTACGTCACCCTGCGCACCGCCGAGCGCAGCTACCTGCTCGACGACTCGCTCACCGACCTGGAGCGGCGGCTGGGCAGCCGCCTGCTGCGCGTGCACCGGAACGCGCTGGTGGCGCGGCGCGCGGTGCGCGCGCTGGAACGCCGCGCCGTGGCCGGGGCCGACGACGCCGACGCGGGCGAGGTCGGCTGGGCGGTGCAGGTGGCGCCGCTGGGCGAATGGCTGGCGGTCTCGCGCCGCCAGCTCGCCGCAGTGCGCGAGGCGCTGGGCGGCTGA
- the hemC gene encoding hydroxymethylbilane synthase — protein MSAPLFIATRESRLALWQAGHVRDLLTRRFGLEVELLGMTTRGDQILDRTLSKVGGKGLFVKELETALEEGRAQLAVHSLKDVPMDLPDGFVLAAVLEREDPRDAFVSARFDGVRALPQGAVVGTSSLRRVAQLCALRPDLRIEPLRGNLDTRLRKLDDGHYDAIVLAAAGLKRLGLAARIRSVFEVDEMIPAAGQGALGLEVRADDAELRHRLQALVHRPSWLAVLAERQVSRALGGSCSMPLAAHARWDGAMLRLQAALGQVDAPQRPLLRTHVDAEVADEAQAHALGQRAADALFAAGAAGYLAPAGA, from the coding sequence ATGTCCGCTCCCCTCTTCATCGCCACCCGCGAAAGCCGGCTCGCCCTGTGGCAGGCCGGGCATGTGCGCGACCTGCTGACACGGCGCTTCGGCCTCGAGGTCGAGCTGCTCGGCATGACCACCCGCGGCGACCAGATCCTCGACCGCACGCTGTCCAAGGTCGGCGGCAAGGGCCTGTTCGTCAAGGAACTGGAAACGGCGCTGGAGGAAGGCCGCGCCCAGTTGGCCGTGCACTCGCTGAAGGACGTGCCGATGGACCTGCCCGACGGCTTCGTGCTGGCGGCGGTGCTGGAGCGCGAGGACCCGCGCGATGCGTTCGTCAGCGCCCGGTTCGACGGCGTGCGGGCGTTGCCGCAGGGCGCGGTGGTCGGCACCTCCAGCCTGCGCCGGGTGGCGCAGCTGTGTGCGCTGCGGCCGGACCTGCGCATCGAGCCGCTGCGCGGCAACCTCGACACCCGGCTGCGCAAGCTGGACGACGGGCACTACGACGCCATCGTGCTGGCCGCCGCCGGCCTGAAGCGGCTGGGACTGGCCGCCCGCATCCGCTCGGTGTTCGAGGTGGACGAGATGATCCCGGCGGCCGGGCAGGGCGCGCTCGGCCTGGAGGTGCGTGCCGACGACGCCGAGCTGCGCCACCGGCTGCAGGCGCTGGTGCACCGGCCGAGCTGGCTGGCGGTGCTGGCCGAACGCCAGGTATCGCGTGCGCTGGGCGGCAGCTGCAGCATGCCGCTGGCCGCGCATGCCCGCTGGGACGGCGCCATGCTGCGGCTGCAGGCCGCGCTGGGCCAGGTCGACGCCCCCCAACGGCCGCTGCTGCGCACGCACGTCGACGCCGAGGTGGCCGACGAGGCGCAGGCCCATGCCCTGGGGCAACGCGCGGCCGATGCGCTGTTCGCCGCGGGGGCCGCGGGCTACCTCGCACCCGCCGGCGCATGA
- a CDS encoding AraC family transcriptional regulator — protein MPARPRPAPAAAPRAATPMAFVRAVLLAYARYGVPPQGALEAAQVSPSLLDDATACITSAQFERLCAHAMQELDDEALGWFSRRLPWGSYGLLCRASLGAPTLGLALKRWCRHHRLLTDDLHLSLTVEGGDAVVAIDERVDLAAMREFCLVSSLRYLHGYACWAVDSRIALREVALPIARPPHGAVHELIFPGPVRHGAARTQMRLDASYLELPLLRDEAALGGMLQHALPLTVRPYRRDRLLADSVRHLLRTRGAELRTAESLAAALGQSSRTLHRQLADQGSSVQRLRDEVRCDQALHLLHRTAKPVKQVAEAVGFKDEKSFIRAFKGWTGRSPGDLRRRRSSGP, from the coding sequence ATGCCTGCCCGCCCCCGCCCCGCGCCCGCGGCCGCCCCGCGCGCGGCGACGCCGATGGCCTTCGTGCGCGCGGTGCTGCTGGCCTACGCCCGCTACGGCGTGCCGCCGCAGGGCGCGCTGGAGGCGGCGCAGGTGTCGCCGTCGCTGCTCGACGATGCGACGGCCTGCATCACCTCCGCGCAGTTCGAGCGGCTGTGCGCGCATGCCATGCAGGAGCTGGACGACGAGGCGCTGGGCTGGTTCTCGCGCCGCCTGCCCTGGGGCAGCTACGGCCTGCTGTGCCGCGCCTCGCTGGGCGCGCCGACGCTGGGGCTGGCGCTCAAGCGCTGGTGCCGCCACCACCGGCTGCTCACCGACGACCTGCACCTGTCGCTGACGGTCGAGGGCGGAGACGCCGTCGTCGCCATCGACGAGCGCGTCGACCTGGCGGCGATGCGCGAGTTCTGCCTGGTCAGCAGCCTGCGCTACCTGCACGGTTATGCCTGCTGGGCCGTCGACTCGCGCATCGCGCTGCGCGAGGTGGCCCTGCCCATCGCCCGGCCGCCACACGGCGCGGTGCACGAGCTCATCTTCCCCGGCCCGGTGCGGCATGGCGCCGCGCGCACGCAGATGCGGCTGGACGCCAGCTACCTCGAGCTGCCGCTGCTGCGCGACGAGGCGGCGCTGGGCGGCATGCTGCAGCACGCGCTGCCGCTGACCGTGCGGCCCTATCGGCGCGACCGGCTGCTGGCCGATTCGGTGCGCCACCTGCTGCGCACCCGCGGCGCCGAACTGCGCACCGCCGAGTCGCTGGCCGCGGCGCTGGGGCAGTCGTCGCGAACGCTGCACCGCCAGCTGGCCGACCAGGGCAGCTCGGTGCAGCGCCTGCGCGACGAGGTCCGCTGCGACCAGGCCCTGCACCTGCTGCACCGCACCGCCAAGCCGGTCAAGCAGGTGGCCGAGGCGGTGGGCTTCAAGGACGAGAAGAGCTTCATCCGCGCCTTCAAGGGCTGGACCGGCCGCTCGCCGGGCGACCTGCGCAGGCGGCGGTCGTCCGGGCCCTGA
- a CDS encoding uroporphyrinogen-III C-methyltransferase, with protein sequence MEPIPPPPAAAPSVPTVGAAVPVRDRRAPLLAFGVVALLAVIGLGVAWSTHQRLQQLEQELVRRQQESQDQAGEARLAAKQAQDLSRDAAAKVALLEARLAEVAVQRTQLDELISSLSRSRDENLLADVEASLRVALQQSAITGSPEPTVAALRQADERLARYNQPRLERVRRAIAKDLDRVKAVGLTDVAALTLRLDEAVRLVDELPLLAGAEARRERRGGASAAEPPLPPNPGLLSLDQPLGAWLLAQWRFISAVVGQEARSLLRITRIDSPDAMLIAPEQAWFLRENLKLRLLDARIALLSRHFDTAQADLRDALVALERYFDRGSRRVLSTAELLRQVSSQAKAVGVPRADETLAAITAAAAGR encoded by the coding sequence GTGGAGCCCATTCCCCCACCACCCGCCGCCGCGCCTTCGGTGCCCACCGTGGGCGCCGCCGTGCCCGTGCGCGACCGCCGGGCGCCGCTGCTGGCCTTCGGCGTGGTGGCGCTGCTGGCGGTGATCGGCCTCGGCGTCGCCTGGTCGACGCACCAGCGGCTGCAGCAGCTGGAGCAGGAGCTGGTGCGCCGGCAGCAGGAGAGCCAGGACCAGGCCGGCGAGGCGCGCCTGGCGGCCAAGCAGGCGCAGGACCTGTCGCGCGACGCGGCGGCCAAGGTGGCCCTGCTGGAGGCGCGGCTGGCCGAGGTGGCGGTGCAGCGCACCCAGCTGGACGAGCTCATCTCCTCGCTGTCCCGCTCGCGGGACGAGAACCTGCTGGCCGACGTCGAGGCGTCGCTGCGCGTGGCCCTGCAGCAGAGCGCCATCACCGGCAGCCCCGAGCCGACGGTGGCCGCGCTGCGCCAGGCCGACGAGCGGCTGGCGCGCTACAACCAGCCGCGGCTGGAGCGCGTGCGCCGTGCCATCGCCAAGGACCTGGACCGGGTCAAGGCGGTGGGCCTGACCGACGTGGCCGCGCTGACCCTGCGGCTGGACGAGGCAGTGCGTCTGGTCGACGAGCTGCCGCTGCTGGCCGGCGCCGAAGCCCGGCGCGAACGCCGCGGCGGTGCCAGCGCGGCCGAGCCGCCGCTGCCGCCCAACCCCGGCCTGCTCAGCCTCGACCAGCCGCTGGGCGCCTGGCTGCTGGCGCAGTGGCGCTTCATCAGCGCCGTGGTGGGGCAGGAGGCGCGCTCGCTGCTGCGCATCACCCGCATCGACAGCCCGGACGCGATGCTCATCGCGCCCGAGCAGGCCTGGTTCCTGCGCGAGAACCTGAAGCTGCGGCTGCTCGATGCCCGCATCGCGCTGCTGTCGCGCCACTTCGACACCGCGCAGGCCGACCTGCGCGACGCGCTGGTGGCGCTGGAACGCTACTTCGACCGCGGCTCGCGGCGGGTGCTGTCGACCGCCGAACTGCTGCGCCAGGTGAGCTCGCAGGCCAAGGCCGTGGGCGTGCCCCGCGCGGACGAGACGCTGGCCGCCATCACCGCCGCGGCGGCCGGCCGCTAG
- a CDS encoding DUF4394 domain-containing protein: MPSARILRSALPAALLAAGVAHAAPIVGLTTTNALITFDSATPSFGSALAGITGLQSANERILAIDLRPTTGLIYGVSTDSKVYTLGTNGAASFVALLGEPLVGDAVDIDFNPVADVGGMASLRVVSSSGQNLAFNVANGATTIATDIQSNFAAVAYSNNDTDPGTGTALYYVDSAADVLKVATANFNAPVINTVGALGFNANGVAGLDIAGASTAFAALTNADTGKSGLYGVNLATGAASFVGEFGIGGNLAVAPPLLDLTVAPIPEPETYALMLAGLGAMGWVARRRRATQA; the protein is encoded by the coding sequence ATGCCTTCGGCCCGAATCCTCCGTTCCGCCCTGCCCGCCGCGCTGCTGGCCGCGGGTGTCGCCCACGCCGCGCCCATCGTCGGCCTGACCACCACCAACGCGCTCATCACTTTCGACAGCGCCACGCCCAGCTTCGGTTCGGCGCTGGCCGGCATCACCGGCCTGCAGTCGGCGAACGAGCGCATCCTCGCCATCGACCTGCGGCCCACCACCGGCCTGATCTACGGCGTCAGCACCGACTCCAAGGTCTACACGCTGGGCACCAACGGCGCGGCCAGCTTCGTGGCCCTGCTGGGCGAGCCGCTGGTCGGCGACGCGGTGGACATCGACTTCAACCCGGTGGCCGACGTGGGCGGCATGGCCTCGCTGCGCGTGGTCAGCAGCAGCGGCCAGAACCTGGCCTTCAACGTGGCCAACGGCGCCACCACCATCGCCACCGACATCCAGTCCAACTTCGCGGCGGTGGCCTACTCCAACAACGACACCGACCCGGGCACCGGCACCGCCCTGTACTACGTCGACAGCGCGGCCGACGTGCTGAAGGTGGCCACCGCCAACTTCAACGCCCCGGTGATCAACACCGTCGGCGCGCTGGGCTTCAACGCCAACGGCGTGGCCGGGCTGGACATCGCCGGCGCCAGCACCGCCTTCGCGGCGCTGACCAACGCCGACACCGGCAAGAGCGGCCTGTACGGCGTGAACCTGGCCACCGGCGCCGCCAGCTTCGTCGGCGAGTTCGGCATCGGCGGCAACCTGGCCGTCGCCCCGCCGCTGCTCGACCTGACGGTCGCGCCCATCCCCGAGCCCGAGACCTACGCCCTGATGCTCGCCGGCCTGGGCGCCATGGGCTGGGTGGCGCGTCGGCGCCGGGCGACGCAGGCCTGA